Proteins from a genomic interval of Marmoricola sp. OAE513:
- a CDS encoding ABC transporter permease, whose protein sequence is MANLKAVYERPLQTLDTMGEQLAFYIRALIATPRSVTRYPKEILRLLAEVTLGSGALAVIGGTVGVITAMAFFTGTEVGLQGYAALNQIGTAAFSGFVSAYFNTREISPLIAGIALAATVGCGFTAQLGAMRISEEVDALEVMAIPSMPFLVTTRIIAGLIAITPLYVVGLLSSYFATRLVVTQFFGQSAGTYDHYFNQFLPPGDVLWSFGKVLVFAVVVILIHCYHGYTASGGPAGVGVAVGRAVRTSIVAINVIDLFLSMAIWGSTTTVRLAG, encoded by the coding sequence ATGGCGAACCTCAAGGCCGTCTACGAACGGCCCCTCCAGACTCTCGACACGATGGGCGAGCAGCTCGCGTTCTACATCCGCGCGCTCATCGCCACGCCGCGGTCGGTCACCCGCTACCCCAAGGAGATCCTCCGGCTGCTCGCCGAGGTCACCCTGGGCAGTGGTGCGCTGGCCGTCATCGGTGGCACGGTCGGCGTCATCACCGCGATGGCGTTCTTCACCGGCACCGAGGTCGGCTTGCAGGGCTACGCAGCCCTCAACCAGATCGGTACGGCGGCCTTCTCCGGCTTCGTCTCGGCGTACTTCAACACGCGCGAGATCTCGCCCCTGATCGCCGGCATCGCGCTCGCCGCGACCGTCGGCTGCGGCTTCACCGCCCAGCTCGGCGCCATGCGCATCTCCGAGGAGGTCGACGCCCTCGAGGTGATGGCCATCCCGTCGATGCCGTTCCTGGTCACCACCCGGATCATCGCCGGCCTGATCGCGATCACGCCGCTGTACGTCGTCGGCCTGCTCTCGTCGTACTTCGCGACGAGGTTGGTGGTCACGCAATTCTTCGGCCAGAGCGCAGGAACCTACGACCACTACTTCAACCAGTTCCTGCCACCCGGTGACGTGCTCTGGTCCTTCGGCAAGGTCCTGGTCTTCGCCGTCGTGGTCATCCTGATCCACTGCTACCACGGGTACACCGCCAGCGGCGGACCTGCGGGCGTGGGTGTGGCCGTGGGCCGCGCCGTGCGTACGTCGATCGTCGCGATCAACGTCATCGACCTGTTCCTGAGCATGGCGATCTGGGGCTCCACGACCACCGTCAGGTTGGCGGGCTGA
- a CDS encoding ABC transporter permease, whose amino-acid sequence MSSATADRILAPIGTAGKLFAFGLDVGRSLFKRPFQTREFLQQAWFIASVTIVPTALVAIPFGAVIALQVGGLIKQFGAQSFTGSASVLAVVREAGPIATSLLIAGAGGSAIAADLGARKIREELDAMMVLGIDPIQRLVVPRVLACMLVAVFLNGLVSVVGVCGGYFFNVVLQDGTPGAYLASFTALAQLPDLYQGMAKALVFGLVAAIVAAYKGMNAGGGPKGVGDAVNESVVITFMLLFVINFVMSAIYFQLVPPKTG is encoded by the coding sequence ATGTCTTCCGCCACTGCGGACCGGATCCTGGCACCGATCGGGACAGCCGGCAAACTATTCGCCTTCGGGCTCGACGTGGGTCGGTCGCTGTTCAAGCGACCTTTCCAGACCCGCGAATTCCTCCAGCAGGCCTGGTTCATCGCCTCGGTGACGATCGTGCCGACCGCTCTGGTCGCCATCCCCTTCGGCGCGGTCATCGCGCTGCAGGTCGGTGGCCTGATCAAGCAGTTCGGCGCCCAGTCGTTCACAGGTTCGGCCTCGGTCCTCGCGGTCGTCCGTGAGGCAGGACCGATCGCGACGTCGCTGCTGATCGCCGGAGCCGGCGGCTCGGCCATCGCGGCCGACCTCGGTGCCCGCAAGATCCGTGAAGAGCTCGACGCGATGATGGTGCTCGGTATCGACCCGATCCAGCGTCTGGTCGTCCCCCGGGTGCTCGCCTGCATGCTCGTGGCCGTGTTCCTCAACGGCCTGGTCAGCGTCGTCGGCGTCTGCGGTGGCTACTTCTTCAACGTCGTCCTGCAGGACGGCACGCCAGGTGCCTATCTCGCCAGCTTCACCGCCCTGGCGCAGCTGCCCGACCTCTACCAAGGCATGGCCAAGGCACTGGTGTTCGGTCTCGTGGCGGCGATCGTGGCGGCGTACAAGGGCATGAACGCCGGCGGCGGCCCGAAGGGCGTCGGTGACGCGGTCAACGAGTCCGTCGTCATCACCTTCATGCTGCTCTTCGTCATCAACTTCGTGATGAGCGCCATCTACTTCCAGCTCGTTCCACCAAAGACGGGTTAG
- a CDS encoding MlaD family protein: MSKTLTNRLLGVTLILILASGIWVVNAVFQQKFTSFDEVKLNTDTIGLQLPARADVKIRGVIVGQVLEAESGSDGAVLTLGIYPDEIKPIPKNVTASILPKTLFGEKYVELVVPPSPAGRLAAGDTIRQTKLPIEVEKVLNDLYPLLTAIQPAELNYTLNAIATALEGRGDDIGKNIETLNSYLKRFNPQVPALVDDLKLLAEVSDTYADVAPQLAATLRNTVKTTNTLKGRQAKLNAFLKDTASFSDTAKVFLDKNGDNIIRLGQVSAPQTKLLNRYSPEFPCLLNGLVDQAPLLAKTFRGFVFHIDLITIPMQPRGYTAKDKQVYGADNGPACLGLPSPKIPFTGIPNLDDGVNNIGRGDAQRVAPYSGTTNAAEAEFYGRLAGTARGVDSDQVSDYSTLMIAPLAAGTEVRLR, translated from the coding sequence ATGTCGAAGACCCTCACCAACCGTCTGCTCGGCGTCACGCTGATCCTGATCCTGGCCTCCGGGATCTGGGTCGTGAACGCCGTGTTCCAGCAGAAGTTCACGTCCTTCGACGAGGTGAAGCTGAACACCGACACGATCGGTCTGCAGCTGCCGGCCCGCGCGGACGTCAAGATCCGCGGCGTCATCGTCGGGCAGGTCCTCGAGGCCGAGTCCGGCTCCGACGGCGCGGTCCTGACGCTCGGCATCTACCCCGACGAGATCAAGCCGATCCCGAAGAACGTGACCGCCTCGATCCTCCCGAAGACCCTGTTCGGTGAGAAGTACGTCGAGCTGGTCGTCCCGCCGTCCCCGGCAGGCAGGCTGGCCGCGGGCGACACGATCCGCCAGACGAAGCTCCCGATCGAGGTGGAGAAGGTCCTCAACGACCTGTACCCGCTGCTCACCGCCATCCAGCCGGCCGAGCTCAACTACACGTTGAACGCGATCGCGACCGCGCTCGAGGGCCGCGGTGACGACATCGGCAAGAACATCGAGACGTTGAACTCCTACCTCAAGCGCTTCAACCCGCAGGTGCCGGCGCTGGTCGACGACCTCAAGCTGCTCGCCGAGGTCAGCGACACCTACGCCGACGTCGCTCCGCAACTCGCCGCCACCCTGCGCAACACGGTGAAGACCACCAACACCCTGAAGGGACGCCAGGCCAAGCTGAACGCGTTCCTCAAGGACACCGCGTCGTTCTCCGACACCGCCAAGGTCTTCCTCGACAAGAACGGTGACAACATCATCCGGCTCGGCCAGGTCAGCGCCCCGCAGACCAAGCTGCTCAACCGCTACTCGCCCGAGTTCCCGTGCCTGCTCAACGGTCTGGTTGACCAGGCGCCGTTGCTGGCCAAGACCTTCCGAGGCTTCGTGTTCCACATCGACCTGATCACCATCCCGATGCAGCCGCGTGGCTACACTGCGAAGGACAAGCAGGTCTACGGAGCGGACAACGGACCGGCGTGCCTCGGCCTTCCGAGCCCGAAGATTCCGTTCACCGGCATCCCGAACCTCGACGACGGTGTGAATAACATCGGCCGTGGTGACGCTCAGCGCGTCGCGCCGTACTCCGGTACGACCAACGCGGCAGAGGCCGAGTTCTACGGTCGGCTTGCCGGCACCGCCCGCGGTGTCGACTCCGACCAGGTCTCGGACTACTCGACGCTGATGATCGCCCCGCTGGCTGCCGGGACGGAGGTGCGGTTGCGATGA
- a CDS encoding MlaD family protein: MKMLDKRTRGDLIKLVTFIVVTTLATGVLVVLIGNLSFEKTREYRAVFSDATGVVKGDDVRVAGVKVGSVKKVEIVDRTKARITFTVRDKTELTGASTARIRYRNLVGQRYISLAQGIGSTTRLPENAEIPLKRTEAALDLTVLFNGFKPLFAALSPADVNKLSYEIIQVFQGEGGNLEGLLRSTGSITQTLADRDQLIGDVIDNLNAVLTTVGDRDVELSNLIVQFRDFIGGLTKDKDAILNSLDSISALTDQTADITTGIRPSLVASIKGLREVATNLNKGRGEIDRALQILPIKLEKIGRTAIYGSFFNFYLCEFKAKVILPTGPLAIPYQTYPGGNGRCNLKP; the protein is encoded by the coding sequence ATGAAGATGCTCGACAAGCGCACCCGTGGTGACCTGATCAAGCTGGTCACCTTCATCGTCGTCACCACGCTTGCCACCGGCGTGCTGGTGGTCCTGATCGGCAACCTGAGCTTCGAGAAGACCCGTGAGTACAGGGCGGTCTTCTCCGACGCCACCGGCGTGGTCAAGGGCGACGACGTCCGCGTCGCCGGCGTCAAGGTGGGCAGCGTCAAGAAGGTCGAGATCGTCGACCGGACCAAGGCGCGGATCACCTTCACCGTGCGCGACAAGACCGAGCTGACCGGCGCCTCGACCGCCCGGATCCGGTACCGCAACCTCGTTGGCCAGCGCTACATCTCACTGGCGCAGGGGATCGGCAGCACCACCCGGCTCCCGGAGAACGCCGAGATCCCGCTGAAGCGGACCGAGGCCGCACTCGACCTCACCGTGCTCTTCAACGGCTTCAAGCCGCTGTTCGCCGCGCTCAGCCCGGCCGACGTCAACAAGCTGTCCTACGAGATCATCCAGGTCTTCCAGGGCGAGGGCGGGAACCTCGAGGGGCTGCTGCGCAGCACAGGCTCGATCACCCAGACCCTGGCCGACCGCGACCAGCTGATCGGTGACGTCATCGACAACCTGAACGCCGTCCTCACCACGGTCGGTGACCGGGACGTCGAGCTCTCCAACCTGATCGTCCAGTTCCGGGACTTCATCGGCGGACTGACCAAGGACAAGGACGCGATCCTGAATTCGCTCGACTCGATCTCGGCGCTGACCGACCAGACCGCGGACATCACGACCGGCATCCGGCCGAGCCTGGTGGCCAGCATCAAGGGTCTCCGCGAGGTCGCCACGAACCTGAACAAGGGACGTGGGGAGATCGACCGTGCTCTGCAGATCCTGCCGATCAAGCTCGAGAAGATCGGCCGCACGGCGATCTACGGATCCTTCTTCAACTTCTACCTCTGCGAGTTCAAGGCCAAGGTGATCCTGCCGACCGGCCCGCTCGCGATCCCGTACCAGACGTACCCGGGCGGGAACGGGAGGTGCAACCTCAAGC